A single genomic interval of Syngnathoides biaculeatus isolate LvHL_M chromosome 1, ASM1980259v1, whole genome shotgun sequence harbors:
- the cspg5b gene encoding chondroitin sulfate proteoglycan 5b yields the protein MACSDGDGRLLTWQVLLAISMVLIPESAHGKHLMTRRHHHRNQSSINQEALNARMVLSDDSAERDHLIEAGHPTFPKHHRSHKQVHLNPDPAGEELTAGGAGPDQPGNPLSDDIITVEFHRSAPEIASSDLDPNGAKIPKPQKQKGGDPTAWTFSDFYDYLSPDDDLSASAPTQEPEPSPSAPADMEDENPLLAGAPINVKPPTENKPASPAQPLPEPDNSEDLSLGGAMGSDGCRLGFVRSGPGMCVSQCDVEPNFCFNEGVCTVVAGVGAFCRCNVQDYIWNKGTRCDWAITEFQVMSTVVGVASIALLLLFMIVVFFAKRLHRLKNENKRLRKRSKYRPQSSEPQTDGLSVSTTADGSQPNVRKLCDSPAPVPQAHTHNLAYYDNIICQDDPQKQEDPAKSPQPKEEGAMNILNSHSPKHENNRPNSVVHDHSRSPNNTDDTAEVNALPNNLV from the exons ATGGCGTGCAGCGACGGTGACGGCCGCTTGTTGACCTGGCAGGTCCTCCTCGCCATCTCCATGGTTCTCATCCCCGAGTCCGCTCACG GGAAGCATTTGATGACCAGGCGTCATCACCACCgcaaccagtcatccatcaACCAGGAAGCCTTGAATGCCAGAATGGTGCTCAGTGATGACTCAGCAGAGAGAGACCACCTGATAGAAGCGGGGCACCCCACTTTCCCCAAGCATCACCGCTCCCACAAACAGGTCCATCTAAATCCAGATCCCGCGGGGGAGGAGTTGACTGCGGGAGGAGCAGGACCGGATCAGCCCGGGAACCCCTTGTCTGATGACATTATCACCGTGGAGTTCCACCGCTCGGCGCCGGAGATTGCGTCATCGGATCTTGATCCTAACGGAGCCAAAATTCCAAAACCCCAAAAGCAAAAAGGAGGCGACCCCACAGCTTGGACGTTCTCTGATTTTTACGACTACCTGTCGCCTGATGACGACCTCTCGGCGTCCGCCCCCACCCAAGAGCCCGAGCCCTCCCCTTCGGCCCCGGCCGACATGGAGGATGAGAATCCCCTCTTGGCCGGTGCTCCCATCAATGTGAAGCCTCCAACAGAGAACAAACCGGCTTCACCCGCCCAGCCATTGCCCGAGCCGGACAACAGCGAGGACTTGAGTTTGGGCGGCGCCATGGGGAGCGACGGGTGCAGGCTGGGCTTCGTGCGCTCTGGTCCCGGGATGTGtgtgtcccagtgtgacgttgAACCCAATTTCTGCTTCAATGAAGGAGTGTGCACTGTTGTGGCGGGGGTGGGCGCTTtctgcag GTGCAATGTGCAGGACTACATCTGGAACAAAGGCACGCGCTGCGATTGGGCCATCACCGAGTTCCAGGTGATGAGCACGGTGGTGGGCGTGGCGTCCATAGCGCTCCTCCTTCTCTTCATGATTGTCGTGTTCTTCGCCAAGAGGCTGCACCGCCTCAAGAACGAGAACAAACGACTTCGCAAACGCAG TAAGTACCGTCCGCAGAGCTCCGAGCCGCAGACGGACGGCCTCTCGGTTTCGACCACAGCTGACGGCTCGCAGCCAAACGTAAGGAAATTGTGCGACTCCCCAGCGCCCGTGCCCCAAGCTCACACTCACAACCTGGCGTACTATGACAACATTATCTGTCAG GACGACCCCCAGAAGCAGGAGGACCCCGCCAAGTCCCCCCAACCTAAGGAGGAGGGCGCCATGAACATCCTCAACTCGCATTCCCCCAAACACGAGAACAACCGGCCAAACTCTGTGGTCCACGACCACAGCCGCAGCCCCAACAACACAGACGACACCGCCGAGGTAAACGCGCTCCCCAACAACCTGGTATGA